A portion of the Myxococcales bacterium genome contains these proteins:
- a CDS encoding thioredoxin family protein, whose protein sequence is MKTAPNRSTPWRCFHQGTARVHRATALLLAALVVGLLFVPSLAWAQEVAGSDTGGFARQAAKGGAFALGASFLAGVAASLTPCVFPMVPITVAIFGATDAKSRGRGAALSATFVLGIAFLFTPMGMAFAVSGKLLGSTLANPFVVTGIAVLFLSLAASMFGAFEMTLPAGLNNRLSTVGGIGFRGAFILGLVMGLIAAPCTGPFLTGMVLWLATTKDMVLGAGAMFLFAVGLGLPFFIAGSFSVSLPKGGAWMLGIKWASGVVLAYMALAYLRDGFPLVRKVVQPTMPFLTVAVIIMAVGLVLGSVHIAAERRRSPIAHLSKPMKLASIVPAIIGMFLTISWVNMPKATAGGEDSAAPAIAWQSAEAAALEQAKREKKPLLVDFGATWCKACEELDHLTWPDSRVRSEAARFVSVKVDATNEDDPEIKRLSEKYKVVGLPTVVVVDSSGAEKVRFTEFVAADKMAAAIKSVK, encoded by the coding sequence ATGAAGACGGCACCCAATCGATCGACGCCTTGGCGCTGCTTCCACCAAGGGACGGCGCGGGTGCACCGCGCCACTGCGCTCTTGCTGGCCGCGCTCGTCGTCGGGCTTCTCTTCGTGCCGTCGCTCGCTTGGGCGCAGGAGGTGGCGGGCTCCGACACCGGCGGCTTCGCGCGTCAAGCCGCCAAAGGCGGCGCCTTCGCCCTCGGCGCTTCGTTCTTGGCGGGGGTCGCCGCGAGCCTCACGCCGTGCGTGTTCCCCATGGTGCCGATCACGGTGGCCATCTTCGGCGCCACCGACGCGAAGTCGCGCGGGCGCGGAGCGGCCCTCTCGGCGACCTTCGTACTCGGCATCGCCTTCTTGTTCACGCCGATGGGCATGGCGTTCGCCGTCTCGGGCAAGCTCCTCGGGAGCACGCTCGCCAACCCCTTCGTGGTCACCGGCATCGCCGTGCTGTTCTTGTCGCTCGCCGCCTCGATGTTCGGGGCCTTCGAGATGACGCTGCCCGCAGGCCTCAACAACCGCCTCTCGACGGTCGGTGGCATCGGCTTCCGCGGCGCCTTCATTCTCGGCCTCGTGATGGGTCTCATCGCGGCCCCTTGCACCGGCCCGTTCTTGACGGGCATGGTGCTTTGGCTGGCGACCACGAAGGACATGGTGCTCGGCGCCGGCGCGATGTTCCTGTTTGCCGTGGGCCTAGGGCTCCCCTTCTTCATCGCGGGCTCGTTCTCGGTCAGCTTGCCCAAGGGCGGCGCCTGGATGCTCGGCATCAAGTGGGCGAGCGGCGTCGTCTTGGCGTACATGGCCCTCGCGTACCTGCGCGACGGCTTCCCACTGGTGCGCAAGGTCGTTCAGCCGACGATGCCGTTTCTCACGGTCGCGGTGATCATCATGGCTGTCGGCCTCGTCTTGGGGAGCGTGCACATCGCCGCCGAGCGGCGCCGCTCGCCCATCGCGCACCTCTCGAAGCCGATGAAGCTCGCGTCGATTGTGCCGGCCATCATCGGCATGTTCCTCACCATCTCGTGGGTCAACATGCCAAAAGCCACCGCCGGTGGCGAGGACTCGGCGGCACCGGCCATCGCGTGGCAGAGCGCGGAAGCCGCGGCCCTCGAGCAGGCGAAGCGCGAGAAGAAGCCGCTGCTCGTCGACTTCGGGGCGACCTGGTGCAAGGCCTGCGAGGAGCTCGACCACCTCACGTGGCCCGACAGCCGCGTGCGCTCCGAGGCCGCGCGCTTCGTGAGCGTGAAGGTCGACGCCACCAACGAAGACGATCCGGAGATCAAGCGCCTCTCGGAGAAGTACAAGGTCGTGGGCCTGCCGACGGTCGTGGTGGTCGATTCGAGTGGCGCCGAGAAGGTGCGCTTCACCGAGTTCGTCGCCGCGGACAAGATGGCCGCCGCCATCAAGAGCGTGAAGTAG
- a CDS encoding protein kinase codes for MGAAHDAGIVHRDIKPENIFITVDREVKVLDFGIARLRDGFTSAVKTSAMMGTPAFMPPEQALGRMEEVDALSDVWAVGATMFNLISGQLVHEAETPNELLILAATAPARSLSEVARDVPLALVEVVDRALAVEKAKRWSGARAMQHALRQVATEVLRAPLPPPVSLRVKTAPRAFKPFTPKAFKPVSSPYDDTLAEGELPPVSERALSPAGPPVRGGSPAAMDVPLLPVHEEPSTFDGAAAPTAHGSGRRVLTLAAVASLVVLVGGAIGVGLAMRSVKAPVPAATATPVVVPSPEPAAAARAEPAAAPTPTEEIAAEVPSGEPAGERKAPPAGRAQQKKSWLDRRK; via the coding sequence ATGGGCGCGGCCCACGACGCGGGCATCGTCCATCGAGACATCAAGCCCGAGAACATCTTCATCACGGTCGATCGCGAAGTGAAGGTGCTCGACTTCGGCATCGCGCGCTTGCGCGACGGTTTCACGAGCGCCGTCAAGACGTCGGCCATGATGGGAACCCCCGCGTTCATGCCGCCGGAGCAAGCGCTCGGCCGCATGGAGGAGGTCGATGCGCTCTCCGATGTGTGGGCCGTCGGCGCGACGATGTTCAACCTCATCTCGGGCCAACTCGTCCACGAGGCGGAGACTCCCAACGAGCTCCTGATCCTCGCAGCGACGGCCCCGGCGCGCTCGCTCAGTGAAGTGGCTCGCGACGTCCCTCTGGCGCTCGTCGAAGTGGTCGATCGCGCGCTGGCGGTAGAAAAGGCGAAGCGCTGGTCTGGCGCGCGGGCCATGCAGCACGCGCTCCGTCAGGTCGCGACCGAGGTGTTGCGCGCGCCATTGCCCCCGCCAGTGAGTCTGCGTGTCAAGACGGCCCCCCGCGCCTTCAAGCCTTTTACGCCGAAGGCGTTCAAGCCCGTGTCGTCGCCCTACGACGACACGCTGGCGGAGGGCGAGCTGCCGCCCGTGAGCGAGCGCGCGCTGAGCCCCGCCGGCCCCCCTGTTCGCGGCGGTTCGCCCGCGGCGATGGATGTGCCGCTCTTGCCGGTCCACGAAGAGCCCTCCACGTTCGATGGCGCGGCCGCTCCCACCGCGCACGGCAGCGGTCGACGCGTCCTGACGCTCGCCGCCGTGGCCTCACTCGTGGTCCTCGTCGGCGGCGCCATCGGCGTGGGTCTGGCGATGCGAAGCGTCAAGGCGCCGGTGCCGGCAGCGACGGCCACCCCTGTCGTCGTCCCCAGCCCCGAGCCCGCGGCGGCGGCTCGGGCCGAACCCGCAGCGGCCCCGACGCCGACCGAGGAAATCGCTGCCGAGGTGCCGAGCGGCGAACCGGCGGGAGAGCGAAAGGCGCCCCCCGCCGGTCGCGCTCAACAAAAGAAGTCGTGGCTGGATCGCCGAAAGTGA
- a CDS encoding tetratricopeptide repeat protein, which translates to MATSPVSRARYARKGLASNSPLDPTTHAMLLRQLYLAHFEHGRFRKAHEIALQALELDVLADVIHQDAARAALADGDLEEAVVHLRTAARRCPASRRPFHLWTLGGTLFLAERYAEAIAALTRAARWGTRDKPLYRAHLALAQIASGARVDEDDVQSAIDDLAEAPCGQGYGRFVLGHLAYAAAEWEAAKKYLDAFVKRTESGREATRVALAGELRMARATLAKMRAN; encoded by the coding sequence ATGGCGACGTCTCCCGTGAGCCGCGCACGCTACGCGCGCAAGGGCCTCGCGTCCAACTCGCCTCTCGATCCGACGACGCACGCGATGCTGCTTCGCCAGCTCTACCTTGCGCACTTCGAGCACGGCCGCTTCCGCAAGGCGCACGAGATCGCGCTCCAGGCTCTCGAGCTCGACGTGCTCGCCGACGTGATCCACCAAGACGCCGCGCGTGCGGCGCTCGCCGACGGAGACCTCGAGGAAGCGGTCGTTCACCTGCGAACGGCCGCTCGCCGCTGCCCCGCGTCGCGGCGGCCCTTTCATTTGTGGACGCTCGGGGGCACGCTCTTTTTGGCAGAGCGCTACGCAGAGGCCATCGCCGCGCTTACCCGCGCGGCGCGCTGGGGAACACGCGACAAGCCGCTCTACCGCGCTCACCTCGCGCTCGCTCAGATCGCGAGCGGCGCGCGGGTCGACGAGGACGACGTGCAATCCGCCATCGACGATCTGGCTGAAGCGCCGTGCGGGCAAGGCTACGGCCGGTTCGTGCTGGGACACTTGGCCTACGCCGCCGCCGAGTGGGAGGCCGCGAAGAAGTACCTCGACGCCTTCGTGAAGCGCACCGAGTCGGGTCGCGAGGCCACGCGGGTGGCGCTCGCCGGCGAGCTCCGAATGGCGCGGGCGACGCTGGCCAAGATGCGCGCGAACTAA
- a CDS encoding low temperature requirement protein A, whose protein sequence is MSDSKQATARTRRRMAGRDIHEAHRVSTPLELLFDLTFVVAIAAAAAQLHHSVGAHHLAQGMLGYVSTFFAVWWAWMNFTWFASAYDTDDSTYRLCTIVQMIGVLILAAGVARAAQGDFGMVTIGYVVMRSGLVALWWRAAREHPERRQTCMRYVVGILSVQTLWVARLALPPTLGYPSFFALVVAELAVPMWAAKSGHTPWHAHHIAERYGLFTIIVLGECVLGATTAIGNIIDAQGWSWNVAWVGGGATSLVLALWWVYFLVPSGESLHHHRERAFRWGYGHFTVFASLAALGAFLGVVADQLKAANVGPKADPHAVSPTLAIALVAGAVAVYLTSVASMSARVTGAGKHPFAWVWLAALLVLFGVVGAVAAGLPLAWALPLVTLAPAVPIAAIERRRAAQHASPAPTP, encoded by the coding sequence ATGAGCGACTCAAAGCAGGCAACGGCGCGGACCAGGCGGCGCATGGCCGGCCGCGACATTCACGAGGCTCATCGCGTCTCCACGCCGCTCGAGCTGCTCTTCGATCTCACGTTCGTCGTCGCCATCGCGGCGGCGGCGGCCCAGCTCCATCACTCGGTCGGCGCGCATCACCTGGCGCAGGGCATGCTCGGCTACGTGTCGACCTTCTTCGCTGTCTGGTGGGCGTGGATGAACTTCACGTGGTTCGCCAGCGCCTACGACACCGACGACTCCACCTACCGACTCTGCACCATCGTGCAAATGATCGGTGTCCTCATTCTCGCCGCGGGCGTCGCGAGGGCCGCGCAGGGCGACTTCGGCATGGTCACCATCGGCTACGTGGTCATGCGGAGCGGGCTCGTGGCCTTGTGGTGGCGCGCGGCGCGCGAGCACCCCGAACGGCGACAGACCTGCATGCGCTACGTCGTCGGCATCTTGTCGGTGCAGACGCTGTGGGTGGCGCGGCTCGCGCTGCCACCGACCTTGGGGTACCCGTCGTTCTTCGCCCTCGTGGTGGCGGAGCTGGCGGTCCCCATGTGGGCTGCGAAGTCGGGGCACACGCCTTGGCACGCCCACCACATCGCGGAGCGTTATGGCCTCTTCACGATCATCGTGCTGGGCGAGTGCGTGCTCGGCGCCACGACCGCCATCGGCAACATCATCGATGCGCAGGGCTGGTCGTGGAACGTCGCCTGGGTGGGCGGCGGCGCCACGTCGCTGGTGCTCGCGCTTTGGTGGGTCTACTTCCTCGTCCCCTCGGGCGAGTCGCTCCACCATCACCGAGAGCGCGCCTTCCGCTGGGGCTACGGTCACTTCACGGTCTTCGCGTCACTGGCAGCGCTCGGCGCGTTCCTGGGCGTCGTAGCCGATCAACTGAAGGCTGCGAACGTCGGCCCGAAGGCGGACCCGCACGCCGTCTCGCCGACCTTGGCCATCGCGCTCGTGGCCGGTGCCGTCGCCGTGTACCTCACCTCTGTGGCCTCCATGAGCGCGCGCGTGACGGGCGCGGGGAAACATCCGTTCGCCTGGGTCTGGCTTGCTGCGCTGCTCGTGCTCTTCGGCGTCGTGGGCGCCGTGGCCGCCGGCTTGCCGCTCGCGTGGGCCCTTCCGCTCGTGACGCTCGCGCCGGCGGTTCCCATCGCGGCCATCGAGCGAAGGCGCGCCGCGCAGCACGCTTCGCCGGCGCCCACCCCTTGA
- a CDS encoding peptidylglycine alpha-amidating monooxygenase, with amino-acid sequence MLSRSLRSGLVLALVMTPFAACNGLTDEAPTVEGGGLPCEVERIVRDACWGCHGTTPLYGAPMSLLAASDFHRKSVTKPAERVYERVLARTHDANARMPPPPKKPLGASDLAVLDGWIAGGARASSAACPAPLTEAGTKDREAPPITNLPPGCPNLTLKAAAPYVMPETVPDQYVCYGVDLALPKKRHVTAFTPKIDNAVITHHAIVYLSPYAESGTPHVCGGGGAVGQRMIYGWAPGGGPFELPKEAGLPLEGTVHLVVQMHYSNLKKLADQSDQSSIELCTTDELRPNDADVIAFGSTTFQLPPRASHRVDCTLDIPANVPELTVFRSMPHMHTLGRSIGSVRERAGVPTPIDEVTAFNFGAQAWNDVSASLKGGDKVHTYCAWTNAGDTPVFFGEKTSDEMCYHFVMAYPRITAPGWSWDAPVSLADCK; translated from the coding sequence ATGCTTTCGCGCTCGCTTCGGAGCGGCCTCGTGCTCGCCTTGGTCATGACTCCGTTCGCCGCTTGCAACGGCCTGACCGACGAAGCGCCGACCGTAGAGGGGGGCGGGCTGCCCTGCGAGGTGGAGCGCATCGTCCGAGACGCGTGCTGGGGGTGCCACGGCACGACGCCGCTCTACGGTGCGCCGATGTCGCTGCTTGCGGCGAGCGACTTTCATCGGAAGTCGGTCACGAAGCCCGCCGAGCGGGTCTACGAGCGGGTCTTGGCGCGCACGCACGACGCGAACGCGCGCATGCCGCCACCCCCAAAGAAGCCGCTCGGCGCGAGCGACCTCGCGGTTCTCGATGGCTGGATCGCGGGTGGCGCAAGAGCGTCGAGCGCGGCCTGCCCCGCGCCGCTGACGGAGGCGGGCACGAAGGACCGGGAAGCACCCCCCATCACGAACCTTCCACCGGGGTGCCCGAACCTGACGCTCAAGGCGGCGGCGCCTTACGTGATGCCGGAGACGGTGCCGGATCAGTACGTCTGTTACGGCGTCGACCTAGCGCTCCCGAAGAAGCGCCACGTCACGGCCTTCACGCCCAAGATTGACAACGCCGTCATCACGCACCACGCCATCGTTTACCTCTCGCCGTACGCGGAGAGCGGAACGCCGCACGTGTGCGGCGGCGGCGGCGCCGTCGGGCAACGCATGATCTACGGCTGGGCGCCGGGCGGCGGGCCTTTCGAGCTCCCAAAGGAAGCCGGCTTGCCGCTCGAAGGCACGGTGCACCTCGTCGTCCAGATGCACTACTCGAACCTCAAGAAGCTCGCCGATCAAAGCGACCAGTCGTCGATCGAGCTTTGCACCACCGACGAGCTGCGCCCCAACGACGCCGACGTCATCGCCTTCGGTTCGACGACGTTTCAGTTGCCGCCGCGCGCGAGCCACCGCGTTGACTGCACGCTCGACATTCCCGCGAACGTCCCCGAGTTGACGGTCTTTCGCTCGATGCCGCATATGCACACGCTCGGCCGGTCCATCGGCTCGGTGCGTGAGCGCGCGGGCGTGCCGACGCCGATCGATGAAGTGACCGCGTTCAACTTCGGCGCTCAAGCATGGAACGACGTCTCCGCCTCGCTCAAGGGTGGCGACAAGGTCCACACCTACTGCGCCTGGACCAATGCGGGCGATACGCCGGTTTTCTTCGGCGAGAAGACGAGCGACGAGATGTGCTACCACTTTGTCATGGCCTACCCGCGCATCACCGCGCCTGGCTGGTCCTGGGACGCGCCGGTGAGTCTGGCGGACTGCAAGTAA
- a CDS encoding prolyl oligopeptidase family serine peptidase: MSFARALVAAALPLLAPILTVACSAKSESTAAPVATADAGTTTPKSADEVPAVRLAADITACPDAYQSKAPKSGVNRGFSVAGQSREFVLLLPPESFTGPRPVLVGFNGTGETGPIFQVRAQLKEFADAGFIVLVPSSAANGTVWPVWDGMRTEKDMDAPNKDLELFDTLLACNAAHFEIDKNRIYIAGHSAGGIFTNYVAQRRSNVIAGAIPASGMFSSTSPTPAKDLEKMLVIVTWGGDNDKYSGSVGGMTVPEANFVSEASLATKFYAAQKNVGQSNCRGKNLNHVWLPINDWFIKVLLAHPKGFPGSEGLELPPVENNPKITCTTDVFDYKAQDVTCGASKTAGCQESCQLFADCAVENGTVYGAMKPQLAELGLTATSCGDCITQCEAKADTTVMSCIKAESASAQCGPGINGAQPLMDAINKCCDGKRTSSPYCKTVCDSIAKNSIAITYFTACQ; encoded by the coding sequence ATGTCGTTCGCACGCGCCCTTGTCGCCGCCGCCCTTCCCCTCCTCGCTCCCATCCTCACGGTCGCGTGCAGCGCGAAATCGGAGTCCACCGCGGCGCCCGTCGCCACCGCCGACGCCGGCACGACGACGCCGAAGAGCGCCGATGAGGTGCCCGCCGTCCGCCTCGCCGCGGACATCACGGCGTGCCCCGACGCCTACCAGTCGAAGGCTCCGAAGAGCGGCGTGAACCGCGGTTTCTCCGTCGCCGGCCAGAGCCGAGAGTTCGTGCTCCTCCTGCCGCCCGAGTCCTTTACAGGTCCTCGCCCGGTGCTCGTCGGCTTCAACGGCACCGGCGAGACCGGCCCCATCTTCCAAGTGCGTGCACAGCTCAAGGAGTTCGCCGACGCCGGCTTCATCGTGCTGGTGCCCTCGAGCGCCGCGAACGGCACCGTCTGGCCCGTCTGGGACGGCATGCGGACCGAGAAGGACATGGACGCGCCGAACAAAGACCTCGAGCTGTTCGACACGCTCCTCGCCTGCAACGCCGCCCACTTCGAGATCGACAAGAACCGCATCTACATCGCGGGCCACTCGGCCGGCGGCATCTTCACGAACTACGTTGCGCAACGACGCTCGAACGTCATCGCGGGCGCGATCCCGGCGTCGGGGATGTTCTCGAGCACGAGCCCGACGCCCGCCAAGGACCTCGAGAAGATGCTCGTCATCGTCACGTGGGGAGGCGACAACGACAAGTACAGCGGCAGCGTCGGCGGCATGACGGTTCCTGAAGCGAACTTCGTGTCCGAGGCTTCGCTCGCGACCAAGTTCTACGCCGCGCAGAAGAACGTCGGCCAGAGCAACTGCCGCGGCAAAAACCTGAACCACGTGTGGCTGCCCATCAACGACTGGTTCATCAAGGTCCTCCTCGCGCACCCGAAGGGCTTTCCGGGCTCCGAGGGCCTCGAGCTGCCGCCCGTCGAGAACAACCCGAAGATCACCTGCACCACCGACGTCTTCGATTACAAGGCGCAAGACGTGACCTGCGGAGCGAGCAAGACCGCGGGGTGCCAAGAGTCGTGTCAGCTCTTCGCCGATTGCGCCGTGGAAAACGGGACCGTCTACGGGGCCATGAAGCCGCAACTCGCCGAGCTCGGACTCACGGCCACGAGCTGCGGCGACTGCATCACGCAGTGCGAGGCGAAGGCCGACACGACGGTGATGTCGTGCATCAAGGCGGAGTCGGCTTCGGCTCAGTGCGGGCCCGGCATCAACGGCGCGCAGCCGCTCATGGACGCCATCAACAAGTGTTGTGACGGAAAACGGACGAGCTCGCCCTACTGCAAGACAGTGTGCGACTCGATCGCAAAGAACAGCATCGCGATCACCTACTTCACGGCGTGCCAGTGA
- a CDS encoding sigma-54-dependent Fis family transcriptional regulator: protein MPSDDDRYPPLGSTDDESSTLHVRAEEGAGEHRFALRVVEGPDRGANADVAPDLPPLLVGTSPACALRLSDRRVSRRHISLVVEGDGLLVEDAGSTNGTWLGATRLRSAVATGGERLRLGETTLLVERSSQKSAPLSSASRFGQTLGQSRAMQRLYPLLERIASSDVPLIIEGETGTGKEVLAESIHQASRRADGPFVVFDCTAVPPSLLESELFGHERGAFTGAVAARRGVFEQAHGGTLLIDEIGDLELSMQPKLLRAIQKGELRRVGSERLLKVDVRVIAATRRDLDLAVEEGRFRDDLFHRLAVARVELPPLRRREGDVALLARQFAVELGAEPGSLPAALLAAWEKQPWPGNVRELHNVVARHLALGDLAQVSFEEDGAGAPAGDWLQAILARELPLVLAREEVVAFFERAYLRRALDATGGSVVHAARKAGVARRYFQLLKAKRFQNEG from the coding sequence ATGCCCTCCGACGACGACCGCTACCCGCCGCTCGGCTCCACCGACGACGAGAGCTCGACGCTTCATGTGCGAGCGGAAGAGGGCGCGGGTGAGCATCGCTTCGCCTTGCGCGTCGTCGAGGGACCCGATCGCGGCGCCAACGCCGACGTCGCTCCCGACCTGCCGCCGCTGCTCGTCGGCACGAGCCCCGCGTGCGCGCTCCGCCTCTCCGATCGGCGCGTCTCCCGTCGGCACATCTCGCTGGTCGTCGAGGGCGACGGTCTGCTCGTCGAAGACGCCGGCTCGACGAACGGGACGTGGCTTGGCGCGACCCGGCTCCGCTCCGCTGTCGCAACCGGCGGTGAACGCTTGCGTCTCGGGGAGACCACGCTCCTCGTGGAGCGAAGCTCGCAAAAGAGCGCGCCCCTTTCGAGCGCGTCGCGCTTCGGGCAAACCCTCGGCCAGAGCCGCGCCATGCAGCGGCTCTACCCGCTGCTCGAGCGGATCGCCTCCTCCGATGTGCCGCTCATCATCGAGGGCGAGACGGGGACCGGCAAGGAAGTGCTCGCCGAGTCGATTCATCAAGCGAGTCGCCGCGCCGACGGGCCATTCGTTGTCTTCGACTGCACGGCGGTGCCGCCGTCGCTGCTCGAATCAGAGCTCTTCGGGCACGAACGCGGTGCGTTCACCGGCGCCGTCGCTGCGCGGCGGGGCGTCTTTGAACAAGCCCACGGCGGGACCTTGCTCATCGACGAAATCGGTGATCTCGAGCTCTCGATGCAGCCCAAGCTACTTCGCGCGATCCAAAAGGGCGAGCTGCGGCGCGTTGGGAGTGAACGCCTCCTCAAGGTCGACGTGCGAGTGATCGCCGCGACGCGCCGCGATCTCGACCTCGCGGTGGAGGAAGGGCGCTTTCGCGACGATCTCTTTCATCGCCTCGCCGTCGCGCGCGTCGAGCTACCTCCGCTTAGAAGGAGGGAGGGCGACGTGGCGCTCCTGGCGCGTCAGTTCGCCGTCGAGCTCGGAGCCGAGCCGGGCTCTCTGCCGGCGGCACTCTTGGCCGCGTGGGAGAAGCAGCCGTGGCCGGGCAACGTGCGCGAGTTGCACAACGTGGTGGCTCGACACTTGGCGCTGGGCGACCTCGCTCAGGTCTCGTTCGAGGAAGACGGTGCCGGGGCCCCCGCGGGAGACTGGCTTCAAGCCATCTTGGCGCGCGAGCTACCGCTCGTGCTCGCGCGCGAAGAGGTCGTGGCCTTCTTTGAGCGCGCCTACCTGAGGCGCGCCCTCGATGCGACCGGCGGCAGCGTCGTCCATGCGGCGCGCAAAGCCGGCGTGGCTCGTCGGTACTTCCAACTCCTGAAAGCCAAGCGCTTCCAGAACGAGGGCTGA
- a CDS encoding hemerythrin domain-containing protein: MTKAFLGTGLLGSAFVEAWRRRGVPVAVWNRTRSRADALAALGASVHDSPADAARGATHVHICVSDDAAVDAILDAIVPVLQEENGGSEAAFVVDHTTTSPEGALARYERARREGFRFVHAPVFMSPAAAREQKGMMLISGPRDESLEVELAAMTGELLHLGPREDLAACGKLFVNALILSLAGGVADVLAMARSLGVAGEEAVTLLSKFDPSAAIKLRGVRMAKGDFAASFELAMARKDLRLMLDAADPLPLSVLRGLAQRMDTLVARGHGRADVGVLAVDAIAPASSGSQAASGVIERLHGTHHRINQRIADLERALGAGEGNADASGALADAIAFSERGIARHEDDEELSLFPRANEIAAAAPIMARLVGEHAGQRALWKKLRDAETGPLRLAFVHELARSYREHARIEEEELFPLLVDALPDSAFRAIDDEMERGGRRGGGGGGGGGGGGGGRS; the protein is encoded by the coding sequence ATGACCAAGGCCTTTCTCGGCACGGGACTCTTAGGGAGCGCCTTCGTTGAGGCGTGGCGTCGTCGAGGCGTTCCCGTGGCCGTTTGGAACCGCACGCGCTCTCGCGCCGACGCGCTGGCAGCGCTCGGCGCGTCGGTTCACGACTCGCCGGCCGACGCCGCGCGTGGCGCCACCCACGTCCACATCTGCGTGAGCGACGATGCCGCCGTCGACGCGATCCTCGACGCCATCGTGCCGGTGCTCCAGGAGGAGAACGGGGGCAGCGAGGCCGCCTTCGTCGTGGATCACACCACGACGTCACCCGAGGGCGCGCTAGCCCGCTACGAACGCGCGCGGCGAGAGGGGTTCCGCTTCGTTCACGCGCCGGTCTTCATGTCTCCGGCGGCGGCTCGCGAGCAGAAGGGCATGATGCTCATCTCGGGTCCGCGCGACGAGTCGCTCGAGGTCGAGCTCGCGGCGATGACCGGCGAGCTCTTGCACTTGGGGCCGCGGGAAGATCTTGCGGCCTGCGGCAAGCTCTTCGTCAACGCGCTCATCTTGAGCCTCGCCGGCGGCGTCGCCGATGTGCTCGCCATGGCGCGAAGCCTCGGCGTGGCGGGCGAGGAGGCCGTCACCCTCTTGTCGAAGTTTGACCCGTCGGCAGCCATCAAGCTCCGTGGAGTGCGTATGGCCAAGGGCGACTTTGCCGCGTCGTTCGAGCTCGCCATGGCCCGAAAGGACTTGCGCCTGATGCTGGACGCCGCCGATCCGCTGCCGCTCTCGGTGCTGCGCGGGCTCGCGCAGCGCATGGACACCCTGGTGGCGCGAGGCCACGGTCGCGCCGACGTCGGCGTCCTGGCCGTCGACGCCATCGCTCCCGCGAGCAGCGGAAGCCAAGCGGCATCGGGCGTCATTGAGCGCCTCCACGGCACGCATCACCGCATCAACCAGCGCATCGCCGACCTCGAGCGGGCCCTTGGCGCGGGCGAGGGCAACGCCGACGCCAGCGGGGCCCTGGCCGACGCCATCGCGTTCTCCGAACGCGGGATCGCGAGACACGAGGACGACGAAGAGCTTTCGCTCTTTCCGCGCGCCAACGAGATCGCCGCGGCGGCGCCCATCATGGCCCGGCTCGTAGGAGAACACGCCGGGCAGCGTGCGCTTTGGAAGAAGCTACGTGACGCAGAGACAGGCCCTCTCCGCCTGGCCTTCGTCCATGAGCTCGCGCGCAGCTACCGAGAGCACGCGCGCATCGAAGAGGAAGAGCTCTTCCCGCTCCTGGTCGACGCGCTGCCCGACTCCGCGTTTCGGGCCATCGACGACGAAATGGAGCGCGGGGGGCGGCGTGGCGGTGGCGGTGGCGGTGGCGGTGGCGGTGGCGGTGGCGGAAGAAGCTAG